A genomic region of Trifolium pratense cultivar HEN17-A07 linkage group LG3, ARS_RC_1.1, whole genome shotgun sequence contains the following coding sequences:
- the LOC123918092 gene encoding transcription factor bHLH18-like — translation MENISFIRGFPDQEIVEDPSLCLHQWHLNSIDESNSLPIASAFGDTLHHHSYIYPNFNRRTSVETAPKLDTQFVSYPNLVSFVDLNHVNQFGLTKPKDEMVCPQNSKTAPSDMIPQGTFEAKKLATRPKLSLPQDHIIAERKRREKLSQRFIALSALVPGLQKMDKATVLGDAIKYLKKLQEKVRDLEEEQNMKKNVETVVVVKKSQLRNDVENSSAESGGPFDEELPEIEARFCDRNVLIRIHCEKSNGVVEKTIHEIEKLHLKVTNSSVMTFGNCALDITIMAQMDNEFYMTVKDLVRNLRSTFASFIGGCSFSSY, via the exons ATGGAGAATATTTCATTCATCAGAGGGTTTCCTGATCAG GAAATAGTGGAGGATCCTTCTTTATGTCTTCATCAGTGGCATTTGAACTCTATTGATGAGTCTAACTCACTTCCAATAGCTTCTGCTTTTGGAGACACTTTACACCACCATTCATATATTTATCCAAACTTTAATCGCAGAACTTCAGTTGAAACTGCTCCGAAACTAGATACTCAATTTGTTTCGTACCCGAATCTTGTTTCATTTGTCGATTTGAATCACGTAAATCAGTTTGGTTTAACGAAGCCTAAGGATGAGATGGTTTGTCCACAAAACAGCAAGACAGCTCCTTCTGACATGATACCTCAAGGAACCTTTGAGGCCAAAAAGCTAGCGACACGTCCTAAACtctctctacctcaagaccacaTAATAGCTGAAAGAAAGCGGCGTGAAAAGCTCAGCCAGCGCTTCATTGCTCTATCTGCCCTTGTTCCTGGACTACAAAAG ATGGACAAAGCTACTGTTCTTGGAGATGCTATCAAGTACTTGAAGAAATTGCAAGAGAAGGTGAGGGATCTTGAGGAGGAACAGAACATGAAGAAAAACGTGGAAACTGTGGTGGTTGTGAAGAAATCACAACTACGCAATGATGTTGAAAATTCTTCTGCAGAATCTGGCGGACCCTTTGACGAGGAGCTGCCAGAAATTGAAGCAAGATTTTGTGATAGAAATGTCCTCATAAGAATTCACTGTGAGAAAAGCAATGGAGTTGTGGAAAAAACAATCCATGAAATTGAGAAACTTCATCTAAAAGTCACCAATAGCAGCGTCATGACATTTGGGAACTGTGCACTTGATATAACAATTATGGCCCAG ATGGATAACGAATTTTACATGACAGTGAAGGATCTTGTGAGAAACCTACGCTCGACTTTTGCATCTTTCATCGGAGGATGTTCCTTTAGTTCATACTAA
- the LOC123918090 gene encoding probable protein S-acyltransferase 23, translated as MTSSEIEVVSSDSKPQQQQQQQQPPILDVFTASIHGDLQKLRTFVEQDGASVSLPDINGYYALQWASLNNFHDIVHYLIQHGSNVNAKDNMQQTALHWAAVRGSIAAADVLLENGARVEASDINGYRAVHVAAQYGQTAFLNHIVVKYHADFDVPDNDGRSPLHWAAYKGYADATRLLLFRDASQGRQDKDGCTPLHWAALRGHSEACAVLVHAGTKEELTVKDNAGFTPVQLAFDKGHRHVAPFLANQQRSHNNPWRRKLYCGMVTDIGYAPILLCVIVSLSILFVHSVVAAPNLKKITAAVGFWSWIAISSSAASLVMFYRCSSKDPGYIKRPGEGTLSDTEDPLLNIELNSSSVWMGNWSQLCPTCKIIRPVRSKHCPTCKRCVEQFDHHCPWISNCVGKRNKRDFFIFICLGTITASSSAVVAIHRIWTSIPALPAGETWIHQVLVRHPGLVAFLVMDAVVFVATTTLTVTQASMIARNVTTNEIANSSRYEYLRGPDGKFRNPYNHGWWKNCADFLFLGHTDDDDIAWPPLQQVAT; from the exons ATGACTTCATCGGAGATCGAAGTTGTATCATCGGACTCCAAACCccaacaacaacagcagcaacaacaacctCCCATACTCGACGTTTTTACTGCCTCTATCCATGGTGACTTGCAAAAATTGAGAACCTTTGTTGAACAAGACGGTGCCTCTGTTTCTCTTCCAGATATTAATGGCTATTATGCTCTTCAATGGGCTTCTCTTAATAACTTCCATGACATTGTTCATTATCTCATTCAG CATGGTAGTAATGTCAATGCTAAAGACAACATGCAACAAACGGCTTTACATTGGGCGGCAGTTCGCGGGTCAATTGCAGCAGCTGATGTGCTCTTGGAGAATGGTGCTAGGGTTGAAGCTTCTGATATAAATGGATACCGG GCAGTTCATGTTGCTGCACAATATGGACAGACAGCTTTCTTAAATCACATTGTTGTAAAATACCATGCTGATTTTGATGTGCCTGATAATGACGGAAGGAGTCCTCTACATTG GGCTGCGTATAAGGGATATGCTGATGCAACAAGATTACTTCTATTTAGAGATGCAAGTCAAGGAAGACAAGATAAAGATG GTTGTACCCCGTTGCATTGGGCAGCATTAAGAGGACATTCAGAGGCATGTGCTGTGCTTGTGCATGCTGGGACAAAGGAAGAATTGACGGTGAAGGACAATGCAGGATTCACTCCTGTACAGCTTGCATTTGATAAAGGTCATCGACATGTCGCCCCTTTCCTT GCTAATCAACAACGGTCTCATAACAACCCCTGGAGACGCAAACTTTATTGTGGGATGGTAACAGATATTGGTTATGCTCCCATTTTATTGTGTGTTATAGTCTCTCTCTCTATCCTCTTCGTCCATTCAGTTGTTGCAG CTCCTAACCTTAAAAAGATAACCGCCGCTGTTGGATTTTGGTCATGGATAGCTATATCTTCTTCTGCTGCTTCCTTGGTTATGTTTTATAGGTGTAGTAG TAAAGATCCAGGTTATATAAAACGGCCAGGAGAGGGTACTCTAAGCGATACAGAG GATCCTTTGTTGAATATTGAGCTGAATAGTTCCTCTGTTTGGATGGGAAATTGGTCTCAACTCTGCCCTACCTGCAAG ATCATAAGACCTGTCCGCTCTAAGCATTGCCCTACTTGTAAGCGTTGTGTAGAGCAGTTCGACCACCATTGTCCATGGATATCTAATTGTGTTGGGAAG AGGAACAAAAgggatttctttatttttatctgCTTGGGAACTATAACTGCCTCCTCCAGTGCTGTCGTTGCAATTCATA GAATTTGGACATCAATACCAGCATTACCGGCAGGAGAAACATGGATCCATCAGGTATTAGTAAGACATCCAGGTCTTGTTGCTTTTTTGGTGATGGATGCTGTTGTCTTCGTTGCAACTACAACTTTGACAGTAACACAGGCTTCCATG ATAGCACGAAATGTGACCACAAACGAAATAGCAAATTCCTCACGGTATGAGTACCTTCGCGGTCCTGATGGGAAGTTCAGAAACCCATATAATCATGGTTGGTGGAAGAACTGTGCTGATTTCCTTTTTCTGGGCCACacagatgatgatgatattgctTGGCCTCCATTACAGCAGGTGGCTACTTAG
- the LOC123918093 gene encoding malate dehydrogenase 2, peroxisomal has protein sequence MEAHAAGANQRIARISAHLHPPNFQEGGDVSIDRANCRAKGGAPGFKVAILGAAGGIGQSLSLLLKINPLVSVLHLYDVVNTPGVTADVSHIDTGAVVRGFLGQAQLENALTGMDLVVIPAGVPRKPGMTRDDLFKINAGIVRTLCEGIAKSCPNAIVNLISNPVNSTVPIAAEVFKKAGTYDPKRLLGVTTLDVARANTFVAEVLGVDPREVDVPVVGGHAGVTILPLLSQVKPPSSFTAEETEYLTNRIQNGGTEVVEAKAGAGSATLSMAYAAAKFANSCLRGLKGEAGIVECSYVDSQVTELPFFAAKVRLGRGGAEEIYQLGPLNEYERIGLEKAKKELAGSIQKGVEFIKK, from the exons ATGGAAGCACATGCAGCTGGAGCCAATCAGAGGATTGCAAGAATCTCTGCTCATCTTCATCCTCCAAATTTCCAG GAAGGAGGTGATGTTTCAATTGACAGAGCTAACTGCAGAGCAAAAGGTGGGGCGCCGGGATTCAAAGTTGCAATCTTGGGGGCTGCTGGTGGAATTGGTCAATCTCTTTCTTTGCTGTTGAAGATTAATCCATTGGTTTCAGTTCTTCATCTTTATGATGTTGTCAACACTCCTGGTGTCACTGCTGATGTTAGTCACATTGACACCGGTGCTGTG GTTCGTGGCTTTCTAGGGCAGGCACAACTTGAGAATGCATTGACAGGCATGGACTTGGTCGTTATACCTGCTGGTGTGCCGAGGAAACCTGGAATGACAAGGGATGACTTATTTAAGATAAATGCTGGAATTGTGAGGACTCTTTGTGAAGGAATTGCCAAGAGCTGTCCTAATGCAATTGTCAACTTGATTAGCAATCCAGTGAATTCCACTGTGCCCATTGCTGCTGAGGTCTTCAAGAAAGCCGGTACATATGATCCAAAGCGACTTTTAGGGGTTACAACCCTCGATGTTGCGAGGGCAAATACTTTTGTG GCAGAAGTACTCGGTGTTGATCCAAGAGAGGTTGATGTTCCAGTGGTAGGAGGGCATGCAGGAGTCACAATATTACCTCTTCTGTCACAG GTTAAGCCTCCCAGTAGCTTCACTGCAGAAGAAACCGAATACCTGACAAATCGCATTCAAAATGGTGGAACAGAAGTTGTTGAG GCAAAAGCTGGGGCTGGTTCTGCAACACTATCAATG GCATATGCAGCTGCTAAGTTTGCTAACTCGTGCCTCCGTGGCTTGAAAGGAGAAGCCGGGATAGTGGAGTGTTCTTATGTTGATTCTCAG GTTACGGAACTTCCTTTCTTTGCAGCCAAGGTTCGTCTTGGTCGCGGTGGAGCAGAAGAGATATATCAACTTGGTCCCCTTAATGAGTACGAGAG AATTGGGTTGGAAAAAGCGAAGAAAGAGTTAGCAGGAAGCATCCAGAAGGGAGTAGAATTCATCAAAAAATAA
- the LOC123918091 gene encoding L-galactose dehydrogenase: MELRELGRTGLKLSSVGFGASPLGNVFGSVSEQQANASVRLAFQSGINFFDTSPYYGGTLSEKVLGKALKALNVPRSEYIVATKCGRYAEGFDFSAERVTRSVDESLERLQLDYVDILQCHDIEFGSLDQIVNETIPALQKLKEAGKTRFIGITGLPLEVFTYVLDRVPPGTLDVILSYCHHSINDSTLEDIVPYLKSKGVGIISASPLAMGLLTEAGPPEWHPASPELKSACRAAATYCKENGKNISKLALQYSLLNKEITSVLVGMKSVEQVEENVAAARELTASGIDEEALSEVGAILKPVKNQSWPSGIQQS, translated from the exons atggAGTTAAGGGAGCTTGGTAGAACCGGACTGAAACTAAGCTCCGTCGGGTTCGGAGCTTCACCTCTCGGCAACGTCTTCGGTTCCGTTTCCGAACAACAAGCCAACGCCTCCGTTCGTCTCGCTTTTCAATCCGGCATCAATTTCTTCGACACTTCACC CTACTACGGAGGAACACTGTCAGAAAAAGTGCTCGGAAAGGCATTGAAAGCGTTGAACGTTCCGAGAAGTGAATACATTGTTGCAACTAAGTGTGGAAGGTACGCTGAGGGTTTTGATTTTAGTGCGGAGAGAGTGACGAGAAGTGTAGATGAGAGTTTGGAAAGGTTGCAGCTTGATTATGTTGATATTCTTCAATGTCATGACATTGAATTTGGATCGTTAGATCAG ATTGTTAATGAGACAATTCCTGCACTCCAGAAACTGAAAGAAGCAGGGAAGACTCGTTTCATTGGGATTACGGGACTTCCTTTGGAGGTATTTACTTATGTTCTCGATAGGGTTCCACCTGGAACATTGGATGTCATACTTTCCTATTGCCATCACTCTATCAATGATTCGACCTTGGAGGATATAGTGCCCTATTTGAAGTCCAAAGGTGTTGGTATTATAAGTGCTTCTCCATTGGCAATGGGTCTTCTCACTGAGGCTGGCCCTCCCGAATGGCATCCGGCTTCACCAGAACTTAAG TCTGCTTGTAGAGCTGCTGCTACATATTGCaaagaaaatggaaaaaacaTTTCAAAGTTAGCATTGCAGTACAGCTTGTTAAATAAGGAAATCACATCGGTGCTTGTCGGCATGAAATCTGTTGAACAG gTGGAGGAAAATGTTGCTGCCGCAAGGGAACTTACAGCTTCTGGAATCGACGAAGAGGCTCTGTCAGAAGTTGGAGCCATTCTAAAGCCTGTCAAAAACCAGTCATGGCCTAGTGGAATCCAGCAGAGTTGA